The window CCGTCAATAAGATTTCCTTGCCATCTTTATAGACCTTTCCATCCAATAGGTTAATTTGAATATTTTTAATTTCGATAAGGTTTTTCGGTTGAGTATCGCGATGATAACGGCGGTAGACCGATTTAATTCTAGATATAAGCTCACGAATGCGAAAGGGCTTTGTAATATAATCATCCGCGCCCATATCAAGACCCATGACCACGTTTACTTCATCATCATAAGCGGTTAAAAAGATGACCGGAATATCTCGGCGTTTTTTCACCAACTGACATAGGTCGTAGCCGCTGCCATCCGGCAGATTGAGGTCAAATAGGCATAAATCGATTTCATCTATTTGATTATGTATGATATCTGTTGCTGCTGCTGCATGATAACACAGCACGGTTTCATAATCCTCTTGCTTCAAGGAGTACTCTAATC of the Bacillus tuaregi genome contains:
- a CDS encoding response regulator transcription factor is translated as MKILLVEDDRTIASGLEYSLKQEDYETVLCYHAAAATDIIHNQIDEIDLCLFDLNLPDGSGYDLCQLVKKRRDIPVIFLTAYDDEVNVVMGLDMGADDYITKPFRIRELISRIKSVYRRYHRDTQPKNLIEIKNIQINLLDGKVYKDGKEILLTALEYRLLLIFANHIGQILTRAQLLDQIWDVGGDFVNDNTLTVYIKRLREKLEDHPQSPTIIKTIRGMGYKVGD